The DNA region GCGCAGTTCCTGGTCGTCGTGCCGGAACGGGCGCGAGAAGCGGAGGTAATACCCGCCTTCCCGGGTGGCCCGCAGCGATGCCGTGCCCCACCAGACCGCACGGGTTCCGGTCAGCTCGGCGGCTTTCTGGCGAAAGACGTTGCGGAACAGCGCCTCGTAGGTGGTGGTCTCTCCACCGATCTCCACTTCGGCCTCGGCGAGGTCTTTGTCGCGACGGTGCTCGAGGAATTTCTGGACGAGCGAGGAGAGGCGATAGTAGTGGCTGGGGCGGGGGGTGACGCCGGGGCGTGGGCCACGGGGCGTCGCGCCCGCTGCCGCGGTATCGCCGGCGGGGCTGGCTCCTGCACGGGTCGCGGCGCTTTCCGCGGATGGGGCGGTAACGGCGGGGAGGCGGCGGAAATGATCGGCGGGGCGTTCGGCCTCGAAGATGTCGGGGCGTTTTTCTTTTTTCGTCTCGTTCGCCGGGTGGGCGACTTCGCAGCTCGCCGCGTGATCTTCGATGCGCCGCGAGCGGAAATAAGGGCGAATGCGCAGGTTCTGCTCGGCTTTGTCGAGGCAGGCGCAGATCAGCTGGGCCGTGCAGGCGTGGCCCACGCAGAAAAAGGTGGGCGCGTCGCCGAGCAGGTCGGCCCAGTAAAGCTCGTAGGCGCGCTCGGCGGTCAGTGGCTCGTTGCGGCTGGGGGTAGTCGCTTCTTCGATCGACACGGTGGTGGTCCGGCGTCCCTGGTTGGCCCACTTTAGCGCGAGGTGGTTCCGCCAGCCTCCTAAAACGCCCCGAACCCGTGCGGTACTCCAAGGCCAAGATCCCGCCGCACACCCCGCAGAAACGCGAGCACCTCCTCATACCTTCCGGAAGCGACCAGCGCTTCGGCGGTCTCACGACCCAGCACACCGATCGGGTCCTCGCGATACCACGCGATCCGGGCATCTTCGTCGGGCTCGAGCCGGGCCGCTTCACGCAGCACCTGCCAGGCGTGGGATTTGCGCGCGGGGCCCGGCGCGGAGCGGATATCGACAATGCGTGCGTACGACATGCGACTAACCTCGATGCGTTGGCGGGACGTCGCCGATACGCGGCGTAAACGCCAGCGTGCCTACCTTGTCATTCCCGATGCTTTCAAAAGAGGAGATCCACCGTGGCGAAGGTCCTCGTTCTTTATTACTCCACGTACGGTCATATCGAAAAAATGGCCAACGCGGTGGCCGAAGGCGCCCGTGAAGCCGGTGCCCATGTCGACATCAAGCGCGTGCCGGAAACCGTGCCCGAAGACGTGGCCCGCAACGCCCATTTCAAGCTCGACCAGCCCGCGCCCATCGCCCGCGTGGATGAGCTGGAGTCGTACGACGCCATCATCGTCGGCACGGGTACCCGGTACGGCCGGATCACCTCGCAGATGGCCGCGTTCCTCGATCAGACCGGCCCGCTCTGGGCACGTGGCGCGCTCAACGGCAAAGTCGGCGGCGCGTTCGC from Luteibacter mycovicinus includes:
- the wrbA gene encoding NAD(P)H:quinone oxidoreductase, which translates into the protein MAKVLVLYYSTYGHIEKMANAVAEGAREAGAHVDIKRVPETVPEDVARNAHFKLDQPAPIARVDELESYDAIIVGTGTRYGRITSQMAAFLDQTGPLWARGALNGKVGGAFASTASQHGGQETTLFSIITNLLHLGMIPVGLPYSFQGQLKLDEVTGGSPYGATTLAASDGSRQPSENELAGARFQGKHIAEVAAKLFG